One Streptomyces umbrinus genomic window, TCGTACATCGTCGCCCCGTGGGCGCGCGGTGAGGGATACGCGTCCGAGGCGGCGCTCGCCACCGCCCAATGGCTCTTCGGCGACCAGAAGTTCGAGCGCCTGGAGCTGCGCACCGCCGCGGACAACACCGCCTCGCAGCAGGTCGCGCAGAAGATCGGCTGCATCAGCGAGGGAGTCCTGCGCAACGCCTGTATAGCGCGCACCCGTACCGAGGACGGGAGCTGGGTCACCCTGCGCACCGACTTCATCGTGTGGGGCCTGCTCCCCGAGGACATCGAGGGCATCGCCGAGCAGCTCGCCGACACCGGCGGCTTCACCTCGTACTCCGACTGGAACTGACGTCGCGGTCGCGTCGGAACCGACGCCGTAGCCGGACGGCCACCGCACGGAGGACGGCCGCGGACCCGCGCCCCCGCTCCCGGAAGTCCCGAGGTACGCTCACGGGGCTCCGCATGCCTGCCTGGCGGCCGCATGCCCATCCGAGACCTGCGAAGACTCCAGGAGACTGACGACGATGGCCGACCGGGTCACGGTGATCGGCTGGGACGGCTCGCCGCTGACCGACGCGGCGCGCTCGGCTCTCGGTGCCGCCACGCTGGTGGCGGGCGCGGGCCATCACCTCGTCCTCCCCGAGGTCCCCGCGGGCGCCGAGCGCATCCGGCTCGGCAGCGTCGCCCTCGCCGCCCGCCGCATCGCCGCCCACCGGGGCACGGCCGTCGTCCTCGCCGACGGCGACCCGGGCTTCTTCGGAGTCGTACGCACCCTGCGCGTCCCCGAGTTCGGCCTGGAGGTCGAAGTCGTCCCGGCCGTGTCGTCCGTGGCCACCGCCTTCGCCCGTGCCGGTATGCCCTGGGACGACGCACAGGTGGTCGTGGCACACAGGCGCACCCTGCGACGCGCGGTGAATGTGTGTCGCGCCCACACCAAGGTCGCCGTCTTCACCTCGCCCGGAGCCGGCCCTGCCGAGCTGGGCCTGCTCCTCGAAGGGGTCCACCGCACCTTCGTCATCTGCGAGGAACTGGGCACCGCGCGCGAACGCGTCACGATCCTGACCTCCGACAAGGTCGCCGACCACACCTGGCGCGACCCGAACATCGTCATCGTCATGGGCGGGCCCGTCGCCGCCGCCGAGGGCGGCAGCTGGATCGCCGGACGCGACCCGGGAACGGGACCGCGCGGCTGGGCCCTGCCCGACGAGGTGTACGGCGGTGATCTCGGCGAGGGTGAGACCGAGGTACT contains:
- the cbiE gene encoding precorrin-6y C5,15-methyltransferase (decarboxylating) subunit CbiE, coding for MADRVTVIGWDGSPLTDAARSALGAATLVAGAGHHLVLPEVPAGAERIRLGSVALAARRIAAHRGTAVVLADGDPGFFGVVRTLRVPEFGLEVEVVPAVSSVATAFARAGMPWDDAQVVVAHRRTLRRAVNVCRAHTKVAVFTSPGAGPAELGLLLEGVHRTFVICEELGTARERVTILTSDKVADHTWRDPNIVIVMGGPVAAAEGGSWIAGRDPGTGPRGWALPDEVYGGDLGEGETEVLRAAQLARLGPRVGDLVWDIGSGSGAFATEAARCGAAVIAVDRDPNACARTMATARRFGVQLQITHGSAPHVLENLPEPDVVRVGGGGAAVVSAVADRRPQRIVTHAATRDAAELVGRDLTEHGYQVECALLQSVELDTRAWTEKERSVAFLLTGLLPDRAL
- a CDS encoding GNAT family N-acetyltransferase, which codes for MTNTFPDISLSTERLVLRPLEDEDIPALTEMMNDEQVVAWTSVPQPFTEDAARSWINRYAPGERTSGRGLDLAVTEFLTQRLVGIVQLGKTNWHVRSTELSYIVAPWARGEGYASEAALATAQWLFGDQKFERLELRTAADNTASQQVAQKIGCISEGVLRNACIARTRTEDGSWVTLRTDFIVWGLLPEDIEGIAEQLADTGGFTSYSDWN